One Dialister invisus DSM 15470 genomic region harbors:
- a CDS encoding DUF4127 family protein encodes MFHHKLITAVTVLSLSFCGNTAFAKTILFVPQDDRPVSFAYTVSTAEKAGYTVLTPPKAFLSGKSYQGLPERIWTWIDQNIDQADVAILSTDTLIYGGLVDSRKHNEDLKTLQYRENKIRNLHISHPNIPLYAFGTIMRTPYASSGGVEPYYYSDYGTDIYRIAALQDKQDTNSITAEETAELLSLKLTVPTEYLQDWFRRRTKNNLINKQLLKDAKNGVFAYFCEGHDDNSKNSQTNMEARYQEKDTTTLKNNIFGSFPGADQLALLLIARYHVESNKLHPTFGILYPLGRGEDTIPSYENQPIGKTIAEHIHAVGGSISQKQSPDIMLAVNTPLLSTGESGQFSNFGMMKQSTTDFITQIKSTIDRGISLSIVDVYFANGSDNTLMNLIVKNNLLYKVSSYNGWNTASNTIGYAIAQAILAPYMTPQDHKNMLTEQYIDNWAYQANVRKDIIRFAESKHTKGKITPEVKEEMIASLQDFAKKKLNLNPRTISADFPWNRFFEINALVSNTPKYPLYLTAAEKYRRFEEEQKKKTAEEKSKKESAVKGKNGLLKKDTISNDSEKNASQIIIH; translated from the coding sequence GTGTTTCATCATAAACTAATTACTGCTGTTACCGTACTTTCCCTGTCATTTTGCGGAAATACCGCATTTGCCAAAACAATTCTGTTTGTACCGCAAGATGATAGGCCGGTCAGTTTTGCCTATACTGTTTCTACAGCAGAAAAAGCAGGATATACAGTTCTCACTCCCCCGAAGGCTTTCCTTTCAGGTAAAAGTTATCAAGGTCTCCCTGAAAGAATCTGGACATGGATTGATCAGAATATTGACCAGGCTGATGTTGCCATTTTATCTACTGACACCTTAATTTATGGTGGATTGGTTGATTCGCGCAAACATAATGAAGATTTAAAAACACTTCAATACAGAGAAAATAAAATACGCAATTTACATATTTCCCATCCAAATATTCCGCTTTATGCATTTGGCACTATTATGCGAACCCCTTATGCATCCAGTGGCGGAGTAGAGCCTTATTATTACAGTGATTACGGTACAGACATTTATCGTATAGCGGCTTTACAGGATAAACAAGATACCAATTCCATTACTGCAGAAGAAACGGCAGAATTACTTTCCTTAAAATTGACAGTTCCTACCGAATATCTTCAAGATTGGTTCCGCAGACGCACAAAAAATAATTTAATTAATAAGCAGCTCTTAAAAGATGCAAAAAATGGTGTATTTGCTTATTTTTGTGAAGGTCATGACGATAACAGCAAAAATTCTCAGACAAACATGGAAGCACGTTATCAGGAGAAAGATACCACTACGCTAAAAAATAATATTTTTGGCTCGTTTCCCGGCGCCGATCAACTCGCTCTGCTCCTTATCGCACGCTACCATGTGGAAAGCAATAAACTCCATCCAACTTTTGGTATTCTCTATCCCTTGGGACGCGGTGAAGATACTATCCCGTCTTATGAAAATCAACCGATAGGAAAAACCATTGCTGAGCATATTCATGCTGTTGGCGGCAGCATCTCACAAAAGCAGTCACCGGACATCATGCTTGCGGTTAATACCCCGCTTCTTTCCACAGGAGAATCCGGGCAATTCAGCAACTTTGGAATGATGAAACAAAGCACTACGGACTTTATAACACAAATAAAATCCACTATCGATCGAGGTATCAGCCTTTCTATTGTGGATGTATATTTCGCTAATGGATCTGACAACACTCTTATGAATCTCATAGTAAAAAATAATCTACTGTATAAAGTATCTTCCTATAACGGTTGGAATACAGCAAGCAATACTATCGGATACGCAATTGCACAGGCTATTCTCGCCCCATATATGACACCACAGGATCATAAAAACATGCTTACAGAGCAATATATTGATAACTGGGCCTATCAAGCCAACGTACGAAAAGATATTATCCGCTTTGCGGAAAGTAAACATACCAAGGGGAAAATTACGCCGGAAGTAAAAGAAGAAATGATTGCATCTCTGCAAGATTTTGCTAAGAAAAAGTTAAACTTAAATCCCCGAACTATCTCTGCTGATTTCCCTTGGAACCGTTTTTTTGAAATTAATGCACTTGTCTCCAACACTCCCAAATATCCGCTTTATCTGACTGCTGCAGAAAAATACAGAAGATTTGAAGAGGAACAAAAAAAGAAAACTGCTGAAGAAAAGTCTAAAAAAGAATCTGCAGTAAAAGGGAAAAACGGACTCCTAAAGAAAGATACTATATCCAATGATTCGGAAAAAAATGCTTCACAAATTATCATTCATTAA
- the rpmA gene encoding 50S ribosomal protein L27, translated as MLLFDLQLFAHKKGVSSTKNGRDSNAQRLGTKMHDGMIARPGNIIVRQRGTHIHPGLNVRLGKDDTLFAVAEGKIHFERLGRDRRQVSVYPVEK; from the coding sequence ATGTTACTGTTTGACCTTCAGTTATTCGCTCATAAAAAAGGCGTTTCCAGTACAAAAAACGGTCGTGATTCTAATGCACAGCGTTTAGGAACCAAAATGCATGATGGTATGATTGCAAGACCTGGCAATATTATAGTTCGTCAGAGAGGTACCCACATCCATCCAGGTTTGAATGTAAGGTTGGGAAAAGATGATACACTTTTTGCCGTTGCAGAAGGGAAAATTCATTTTGAACGCCTTGGTCGTGATAGAAGACAAGTTAGTGTATATCCAGTAGAAAAATAG
- the pheT gene encoding phenylalanine--tRNA ligase subunit beta — MNVSLKWLGTLVDIKGLDPEEMAETLTIDGIPVERVIYPGKGISGVVTGKILSVEKHPNADKLVICHVDVGRPDSIQIVTGANNVKEGLIVPVALDGAHVPAKHDAGTPGGLKYGDIKIKAGELRGVKSAGMMCSCSELGLDENLFPGVNKEGIMILPADTQVGVDFHTLYDLDDVIFEMELTANRADCFSMIGMALEVGAVFKRKVTLPFINVAESGMPIQGRAAVHISDARYCKRFCGRLMENIKMGRSPMWMENRLRSNGIRPINNIVDAANYVMLEIGQPLHTYDYDKVEGNELTCRFAGEKENLKTLDGVERILHHTDLVIADKAGNPVCIAGVMGGLDSEITDKTKSVFLEAAVFDSASVRRTSRRIGLRSEASGRYEKGINPARTEMAINRICQLLIEQGACTVAPGLLDEYPIKSEPQIINTTIDEINDYIGIKLSKNEMIDILESLHFSVAEDNGKIRVTVPDFRMDLYGMPDLAEEVARVYGYSNIPITTPWSAVTKGIMSPSQEVLFKVTDILVENGLSQVVNYSFMDKNDLKKLNFPEDSSVYNAISIMNPISDEYPDMRTSLLPGLMHTLQYNLSKKNDQVAIFEYGHIYEPKRFPLDELPKEYSLISGLMCGGPAENGYPNDQREYDFFDIKAVMENVLSALSIRDYKIRRTNYPVFHPGVSAEFVKNDVILARFGELHPAVLDKWNIKRIVYGFTISLPDIMIFAGAATNYKKIPKFPSAERDLAVLVPEQLSNENIENIIRQAGNKHLEKLYLFDLYQGKQVPAGFKSMAYRLSFRASDRTLTDAEVDNWIETIVISLGKVNVVLRT; from the coding sequence ATGAATGTTTCTTTAAAATGGTTGGGAACGCTTGTTGATATAAAAGGTCTTGATCCGGAAGAAATGGCAGAGACTCTGACGATAGATGGAATACCAGTTGAACGTGTCATTTATCCTGGGAAAGGGATTAGTGGGGTTGTTACCGGAAAGATCTTATCGGTCGAAAAGCATCCTAACGCAGATAAGCTGGTTATTTGCCATGTGGATGTTGGCAGACCAGATTCCATTCAAATTGTAACGGGGGCAAATAATGTAAAGGAAGGATTGATTGTTCCCGTAGCATTAGATGGAGCGCATGTGCCTGCAAAACATGATGCTGGAACCCCTGGCGGACTAAAGTATGGTGATATAAAAATCAAAGCGGGTGAACTTCGTGGCGTGAAATCGGCAGGAATGATGTGTTCCTGTAGTGAACTTGGTTTGGACGAGAATTTATTCCCCGGTGTCAATAAGGAAGGAATTATGATTCTTCCTGCAGATACGCAAGTGGGGGTCGACTTTCATACTTTGTATGATTTGGATGATGTGATTTTTGAAATGGAATTAACTGCTAATCGTGCAGATTGTTTTAGTATGATTGGAATGGCGCTTGAAGTAGGTGCTGTTTTCAAAAGAAAAGTAACGCTTCCTTTTATAAATGTGGCTGAAAGTGGAATGCCTATCCAGGGGCGTGCTGCTGTACATATTTCTGATGCTAGATATTGTAAACGTTTTTGCGGACGTTTGATGGAAAATATAAAAATGGGTCGTTCTCCGATGTGGATGGAGAACCGTTTGCGCAGTAATGGAATTCGACCAATCAATAATATTGTGGATGCAGCGAATTATGTTATGCTTGAAATTGGACAACCGCTCCATACTTATGATTATGATAAAGTAGAAGGAAATGAATTGACCTGTCGGTTTGCAGGTGAGAAAGAAAACTTAAAAACTCTGGATGGCGTTGAACGTATTTTGCATCATACGGATCTTGTTATAGCAGACAAAGCAGGAAATCCTGTTTGTATTGCTGGCGTAATGGGGGGACTTGACTCGGAAATTACTGATAAAACAAAGAGTGTATTTCTGGAAGCGGCAGTGTTTGATAGTGCTTCGGTGCGAAGAACGTCACGGCGGATAGGTCTGCGTTCCGAAGCTTCCGGTCGATATGAAAAAGGAATCAATCCCGCAAGAACAGAAATGGCAATTAATCGGATTTGCCAGTTGCTGATAGAGCAAGGTGCATGTACCGTTGCTCCGGGGCTGTTGGACGAATACCCCATCAAATCAGAACCGCAAATTATCAATACCACAATAGATGAAATTAATGACTATATCGGGATCAAATTAAGTAAAAATGAAATGATTGACATCCTTGAGAGTCTCCACTTTTCAGTGGCGGAAGATAATGGGAAAATACGCGTAACAGTTCCTGATTTCCGTATGGATTTGTATGGAATGCCGGATCTAGCGGAAGAGGTAGCACGTGTATATGGATATTCTAATATACCGATTACCACACCATGGAGCGCGGTCACCAAGGGGATTATGAGTCCATCGCAAGAAGTTCTTTTCAAGGTTACTGATATTCTTGTGGAGAATGGATTATCTCAAGTTGTTAATTACAGCTTCATGGATAAGAATGATTTGAAAAAATTGAATTTCCCTGAAGATAGCAGCGTGTATAATGCTATTTCAATCATGAATCCAATCTCGGATGAATATCCAGATATGAGAACATCATTGCTGCCCGGGCTAATGCATACTCTGCAATACAATCTTTCAAAGAAAAATGATCAGGTAGCTATCTTTGAATATGGACATATTTATGAACCTAAAAGATTTCCATTAGATGAACTTCCCAAAGAATATAGTCTTATTTCAGGACTTATGTGTGGAGGGCCTGCAGAAAATGGATATCCTAATGATCAGAGAGAATATGATTTCTTTGACATCAAGGCAGTTATGGAGAATGTTCTCTCAGCATTATCTATTCGTGATTATAAGATCAGACGTACGAATTATCCTGTTTTCCATCCCGGAGTATCAGCAGAATTTGTAAAAAATGATGTGATTCTTGCACGATTTGGTGAATTACATCCGGCAGTGCTTGATAAATGGAATATAAAAAGAATAGTTTACGGATTCACGATTTCCCTGCCGGATATTATGATTTTTGCAGGAGCTGCGACTAACTATAAAAAAATTCCAAAATTTCCTTCTGCGGAAAGAGATCTTGCGGTTCTTGTACCGGAACAGTTATCAAATGAAAATATCGAAAATATTATTCGGCAGGCTGGGAATAAACATCTGGAAAAATTATATCTTTTTGATCTTTATCAGGGAAAACAGGTACCGGCCGGATTTAAATCTATGGCGTACCGATTGAGTTTCAGAGCGTCAGATCGAACTTTAACTGATGCGGAAGTAGATAATTGGATTGAAACAATCGTAATAAGCTTAGGGAAAGTAAACGTGGTTCTTAGAACATAA
- the speD gene encoding S-adenosylmethionine decarboxylase yields the protein MSDYVGKHLLVDCYGCKKEILLSSAEILNTMSDSAVYLGLNVEDTYFHDGEEEITVSAYGPRSHICIHAYPDMGYVAIDIYSFDPELIPAKTMKAIRALLKPERIRATSVKRGDMSAITDMKPITESKTTALRKFRNTGNRINKAGKKVAHYIVQKREKRDGLGPE from the coding sequence ATGAGTGATTATGTAGGAAAACATCTTCTTGTAGATTGCTATGGGTGTAAGAAGGAAATACTCTTATCCTCAGCGGAGATCTTAAATACAATGTCTGATAGTGCGGTATATCTAGGGCTTAATGTGGAAGATACTTATTTCCATGATGGTGAAGAAGAAATCACGGTATCTGCCTATGGTCCACGATCACATATTTGTATTCATGCCTATCCGGATATGGGATATGTAGCAATAGATATCTATAGTTTTGATCCGGAACTTATTCCGGCAAAAACCATGAAAGCCATCCGTGCATTATTGAAACCGGAACGTATTCGTGCTACTTCTGTGAAACGAGGGGATATGAGTGCTATTACGGATATGAAACCGATAACAGAATCTAAGACAACTGCATTACGTAAGTTTAGAAATACAGGAAATCGAATCAATAAGGCCGGAAAGAAGGTGGCACATTATATTGTTCAGAAACGCGAAAAAAGAGATGGATTAGGTCCGGAATGA
- the rplU gene encoding 50S ribosomal protein L21 has protein sequence MYAIIKTGGKQYCVEEGKIITVEKLDVAAGDEVTFEEVLLISGDAVKIGQPTVAGAKVTAKVLAQGKEKKIRIFKYKAKSNYRRRQGHRQPFTKVQIEKIEG, from the coding sequence GTGTACGCAATCATAAAAACAGGTGGAAAGCAGTACTGCGTTGAGGAAGGCAAAATTATTACTGTTGAGAAACTGGATGTAGCTGCAGGTGATGAAGTAACTTTTGAAGAAGTTCTTCTTATATCCGGTGATGCGGTTAAGATTGGACAACCAACTGTTGCGGGGGCTAAAGTTACTGCTAAGGTTCTTGCACAGGGCAAAGAAAAGAAAATCCGTATTTTTAAGTACAAAGCAAAATCCAATTATCGTCGTCGCCAGGGACATCGCCAGCCATTTACGAAAGTACAGATTGAAAAAATTGAAGGCTGA
- a CDS encoding nucleoside deaminase produces MNHYDYMSLAMQEAKKALTSREIPIGAIIVLHDSVIAAAHNQCENRSDPTAHAEILAIKKASAILGNWRLTGCSLYVTIEPCPMCAGAAVNAHLSSIIYGAPNPWYGGIDSKFRIVQNPFNHAVSVIRGVCQSECQQLMDEFFDDKRHLSM; encoded by the coding sequence ATGAACCACTATGATTATATGTCCTTAGCGATGCAGGAAGCAAAAAAGGCTCTCACTTCCAGAGAAATCCCTATCGGTGCCATAATAGTTTTGCATGACTCTGTGATTGCTGCTGCGCACAATCAATGTGAAAACAGGAGCGATCCCACTGCCCATGCAGAGATACTTGCCATAAAAAAAGCTTCTGCGATATTAGGAAACTGGCGTTTGACTGGATGTAGCCTTTATGTTACCATAGAGCCATGTCCAATGTGTGCCGGAGCAGCGGTAAATGCTCATCTTTCCTCGATTATCTATGGTGCACCCAATCCGTGGTATGGAGGAATTGATTCCAAATTTCGTATTGTGCAAAATCCCTTTAACCATGCGGTTTCAGTAATCCGCGGAGTTTGCCAAAGTGAATGTCAACAATTAATGGATGAATTTTTCGATGATAAACGTCATTTATCCATGTGA
- a CDS encoding ribosomal-processing cysteine protease Prp codes for MITVTMYLSAGEFCKGFTIKGHADSYVGDSQYDLVCAAVSAVTLTCALGLRDILGKQGTYDSENGFMSVNIADKADEQSELLVKTMLQGLKMIQEKYPDTIKLINVKG; via the coding sequence ATGATTACCGTTACTATGTATCTGAGTGCCGGAGAATTCTGTAAAGGGTTTACAATTAAAGGTCATGCCGACAGTTATGTCGGAGATAGCCAGTATGATCTTGTTTGTGCGGCTGTATCCGCAGTCACGCTGACATGTGCATTGGGACTTCGTGATATCCTTGGAAAACAGGGCACTTATGATTCTGAGAATGGATTTATGAGTGTAAACATTGCAGATAAGGCTGATGAGCAATCAGAACTTCTTGTAAAGACAATGTTGCAGGGACTCAAAATGATTCAGGAAAAATATCCTGATACTATTAAATTGATAAATGTAAAGGGGTGA